A genomic stretch from Desulfolutivibrio sulfodismutans DSM 3696 includes:
- a CDS encoding BPL-N domain-containing protein, with translation MTSAPPAAIALLWDHSHLWGLLLHRALSFSGIPFVLVRGRDVPQLLGGDAPPRLLAVPGGFAKKKLEALGAEGVDAVRRFVAAGGAYLGICGGAGLALSDPDGLSLCPWRRAGFTNRLKHFISGHVGVAPDRGSPLVPDWLPARPLVPVWWPARFAPPLAEAVADGILAAYDGPGPDFMLADLAVAGFPQATLDSWRERFGLGFGPEFLGAGPCILAGRFGRGRVVLSHAHLETPDSPQANAWLFHILAVLTGQSPPAAPPFAVPAWVPDAEPRRFGGDGLDRAARLLDAVIDLGIAHRLLFRRNPWLLGWRPGTPGFAVSNLRAMAHQAASGPSRSRAEAFWREHGERFAAGMGRFHDGVTDYFLSERLAATLSRFDREAVPEAALAKERHGLFGPPPGVGGACGHLVAILDELVRLQLTT, from the coding sequence ATGACCTCCGCGCCCCCCGCCGCCATCGCCCTTTTGTGGGACCATTCCCACCTGTGGGGGCTTTTATTGCATCGCGCCCTGTCCTTTTCGGGAATTCCCTTCGTCCTGGTACGCGGCCGGGATGTGCCGCAGCTTTTGGGCGGCGACGCGCCCCCCCGGCTTCTGGCCGTTCCCGGCGGATTCGCCAAAAAAAAGCTGGAGGCCCTGGGGGCGGAGGGCGTTGACGCCGTGCGCCGTTTTGTGGCCGCAGGCGGCGCGTACCTTGGCATCTGCGGCGGCGCGGGACTGGCCCTGTCCGATCCCGACGGCCTGTCCCTGTGCCCCTGGCGTCGGGCCGGATTCACGAACCGGCTCAAGCATTTCATAAGCGGCCATGTGGGTGTGGCCCCGGATCGGGGCTCTCCCCTGGTTCCGGATTGGCTGCCCGCTCGCCCCCTGGTCCCGGTGTGGTGGCCGGCCCGGTTCGCGCCGCCCCTGGCGGAGGCCGTGGCCGACGGAATCCTGGCGGCCTACGACGGGCCGGGGCCGGATTTCATGCTGGCCGACCTGGCCGTGGCCGGGTTTCCCCAGGCGACCCTGGATTCCTGGCGGGAGCGGTTCGGGCTGGGGTTCGGGCCGGAATTTCTGGGGGCCGGACCATGCATCCTGGCCGGGCGCTTCGGCCGGGGCCGGGTCGTCTTGTCCCACGCCCACCTGGAGACCCCGGATTCGCCCCAGGCCAACGCCTGGCTTTTCCACATCCTGGCCGTTTTGACCGGCCAAAGCCCTCCGGCTGCGCCGCCTTTTGCCGTGCCCGCCTGGGTTCCGGATGCCGAGCCGCGCCGGTTCGGGGGCGACGGCCTGGACCGGGCCGCGCGTCTGCTTGATGCGGTCATCGACCTGGGCATCGCCCACCGTCTGCTTTTTCGCCGCAATCCGTGGCTTCTGGGCTGGCGGCCGGGAACCCCGGGGTTTGCCGTGAGCAACCTGCGGGCCATGGCCCATCAGGCCGCCTCGGGCCCGTCCAGGTCCCGGGCCGAGGCCTTCTGGCGGGAGCACGGGGAGCGGTTTGCGGCGGGCATGGGCCGGTTTCACGACGGGGTCACGGACTATTTCCTCTCCGAGCGGCTGGCCGCCACCCTGTCCCGCTTCGACCGCGAGGCCGTGCCCGAGGCGGCCCTGGCCAAGGAACGCCATGGGCTGTTCGGGCCGCCGCCGGGGGTGGGCGGGGCCTGCGGCCATCTGGTGGCCATCCTGGACGAACTGGTCCGGTTGCAGCTTACGACGTGA
- the lon gene encoding endopeptidase La, with amino-acid sequence MNGENTTLPEDGAAPQVAPEAAAATDTPPVDEKTGPGDGEKAQLDIPLEMPVLPVRDIVVFNYMILPLFVGRDKSVQAVDAALSGNRYILILTQKDEKVDEPGPDDLHVVGTVGMIMRMLKMPDGRLKVLVQGLTRARVTEFTSTDPFHLAKIEVLEERDVKEITLEQEAMMRAAREQSEKILSLRGIATADIMSVLNSVNEPGRLADLIASNLRMRVDEAQKILECEDPIERMHLVNNQLVKEVEVASMQAKIQNMAKEGMDKAQKDFFLREQMKAIRKELGEAEDEDDEMEGLRKSLDKAGMPKEVKKEADKQLKRLTGMHPDSSEASVIRTYLDWMAELPWKKLSRDQLDIKEAKRILDEDHYDLDKVKERILEYLSVRKLNPGMKGPILCFVGPPGVGKTSLGRSIARALKRKFVRMSLGGMRDEAEIRGHRRTYIGSMPGRIVQSIKQAGTRNPVIMLDEIDKVGTDFRGDPSSALLEVLDPEQNFSFSDHYLNVPFDLSKVMFICTANILDTIPAALLDRMEIIRLPGYTEQEKVHIAKRFILPRQVQENGLKKTDMVLSDQVLSQIIRDYTREAGLRNLEREVGSVCRKLARRKAEGEKPPFRITAKALVKLLGQPRHLDEEHEKVLPPGVAVGLAWTPVGGEILHIEVATMPGKGQLHLTGKLGDVMKESAQAALSYARSKARELGLDPDFTEKLDIHVHVPSGATPKDGPSAGVTLVTALISALTNTPVCHDVAMTGEITLRGRVLPVGGVKEKILAAVAAGMTRVIIPKRNEKDLEEIPKELRAKIVVQPVEHMDEIWPLACSRPEPKDAAS; translated from the coding sequence ATGAATGGTGAAAATACAACCCTTCCCGAGGATGGCGCGGCCCCGCAGGTCGCCCCCGAGGCCGCAGCAGCCACGGACACGCCGCCTGTGGACGAAAAGACCGGCCCGGGCGACGGGGAAAAGGCCCAGCTCGACATCCCCCTGGAGATGCCGGTTCTGCCCGTGCGCGACATTGTGGTCTTCAACTATATGATCCTGCCCCTTTTCGTGGGGCGCGACAAATCCGTGCAGGCCGTGGACGCGGCCTTAAGCGGCAACAGATACATCCTCATCCTGACCCAGAAGGACGAGAAGGTGGACGAACCGGGCCCGGACGACCTGCACGTCGTGGGCACCGTGGGCATGATCATGCGCATGCTGAAAATGCCCGACGGCCGCCTCAAGGTGCTGGTGCAGGGCCTGACCCGGGCCAGGGTCACGGAGTTCACCTCCACCGACCCCTTCCATCTGGCCAAGATCGAGGTGCTGGAGGAGCGCGACGTCAAGGAGATCACCCTGGAGCAGGAGGCCATGATGCGCGCCGCCCGCGAGCAGAGCGAGAAAATCCTGTCGCTGCGCGGCATCGCCACGGCGGACATCATGTCCGTCTTAAACAGCGTCAACGAGCCCGGCCGCCTGGCCGACCTCATCGCCTCCAATCTGCGCATGCGCGTGGACGAGGCCCAAAAGATCCTCGAATGCGAGGATCCCATCGAGCGCATGCATCTGGTGAACAACCAGCTGGTCAAGGAGGTCGAGGTGGCCTCCATGCAGGCCAAGATCCAGAACATGGCCAAGGAAGGCATGGACAAGGCCCAGAAGGACTTCTTTTTGCGCGAGCAGATGAAGGCCATCCGCAAGGAACTGGGCGAGGCCGAAGACGAAGACGACGAGATGGAGGGGCTCAGGAAGTCCCTGGACAAGGCGGGCATGCCCAAAGAGGTCAAAAAAGAGGCGGACAAGCAGTTAAAACGCCTGACCGGCATGCATCCCGATTCCTCCGAGGCCTCGGTGATCCGCACCTACCTGGACTGGATGGCCGAACTGCCCTGGAAAAAGCTGTCCCGGGACCAGCTCGACATCAAGGAGGCCAAGCGCATCCTGGACGAGGACCACTATGACCTGGACAAGGTCAAGGAGCGCATCCTCGAATACTTGAGCGTGCGCAAGCTCAACCCCGGCATGAAAGGGCCGATCCTGTGCTTCGTGGGGCCTCCCGGCGTGGGCAAGACCTCGCTCGGGCGGTCCATCGCCCGGGCCTTAAAACGCAAGTTCGTGCGCATGTCCCTGGGCGGCATGCGCGACGAGGCCGAGATACGCGGCCACCGGCGGACCTACATCGGGTCCATGCCCGGGCGCATCGTGCAGAGCATCAAGCAGGCCGGGACCAGAAACCCGGTGATCATGCTGGACGAGATCGACAAGGTGGGCACGGATTTCCGGGGCGACCCGTCCTCGGCGCTCCTTGAGGTGCTGGACCCGGAGCAGAACTTCTCCTTCTCCGACCATTACTTAAACGTGCCCTTCGACCTGTCCAAGGTGATGTTCATCTGTACGGCCAACATCCTGGACACCATCCCGGCGGCGCTTTTGGACCGCATGGAGATCATCCGCCTGCCCGGCTACACCGAGCAGGAGAAGGTGCATATCGCCAAACGCTTCATCCTGCCCCGCCAGGTCCAGGAAAACGGCCTGAAAAAGACCGACATGGTCCTGTCCGACCAGGTGCTGTCCCAGATCATCCGGGACTATACCCGGGAGGCGGGGCTGCGCAACCTGGAGCGCGAGGTGGGCTCGGTGTGCCGCAAGCTGGCCCGGCGCAAGGCCGAGGGCGAGAAGCCGCCGTTTCGCATCACGGCCAAGGCCCTGGTGAAGCTTCTGGGACAGCCCCGGCACCTGGACGAGGAGCACGAAAAGGTGCTGCCGCCCGGGGTGGCCGTGGGGTTGGCCTGGACGCCGGTTGGCGGCGAGATCCTGCACATCGAGGTGGCCACCATGCCCGGCAAGGGCCAGTTGCACCTGACGGGCAAGCTTGGGGACGTGATGAAGGAATCCGCCCAGGCCGCCCTGTCCTACGCCCGGTCCAAGGCCAGAGAGCTTGGGCTCGACCCGGATTTCACCGAGAAGCTGGACATCCATGTGCACGTGCCCTCGGGGGCCACGCCCAAGGACGGCCCCTCGGCGGGCGTGACCCTGGTCACGGCGCTCATTTCCGCCCTGACCAACACCCCGGTGTGCCACGACGTGGCCATGACCGGGGAAATCACCCTGCGCGGCAGGGTTCTGCCCGTGGGCGGCGTCAAGGAGAAGATCCTGGCCGCCGTGGCGGCCGGGATGACCCGGGTGATCATCCCCAAGCGCAACGAAAAGGATCTGGAAGAGATTCCCAAGGAGCTTCGGGCCAAGATCGTGGTGCAGCCCGTGGAGCACATGGACGAGATATGGCCCCTGGCCTGCTCCCGGCCCGAGCCGAAGGACGCCGCATCGTAA
- a CDS encoding Bax inhibitor-1/YccA family protein, translating to MNQPYRTMESTRARAEVVNAFMRGVYAWMCMGLGVTAVAALFTISTPAIAQVVLGNQIVFFGLIIAELGLVVGLSAAINRLSSGAASGMFLLYSALNGLTLSAIFLTYSQTAIFNAFVVSAGMFGAMSVYGLVTKKDLTSWGSFLFMGLIGIIIASVVNIFTKSAAMDFVISCVGVLVFLGLTAYDTQKLRVMGETAPADDATAVRRGTILGALTLYLDFINLFLMLLRLFGSSRD from the coding sequence ATGAACCAACCGTATCGCACCATGGAATCGACCCGCGCCAGGGCCGAGGTCGTCAATGCCTTCATGCGCGGCGTCTACGCCTGGATGTGCATGGGACTTGGCGTCACCGCCGTGGCCGCGCTTTTTACCATAAGCACCCCGGCCATCGCCCAGGTGGTGCTCGGCAACCAGATCGTGTTCTTCGGGCTGATCATCGCCGAACTGGGCTTGGTCGTGGGCCTGAGCGCCGCCATAAACCGGCTGTCCAGCGGCGCGGCCAGCGGCATGTTTCTGCTCTACAGCGCACTGAACGGCCTGACGCTGTCGGCCATTTTCCTGACCTACAGCCAGACGGCCATCTTCAACGCCTTCGTGGTCAGCGCGGGCATGTTCGGGGCCATGAGCGTCTACGGCCTGGTCACCAAGAAGGATCTGACCTCCTGGGGCAGCTTCCTGTTCATGGGACTTATCGGCATCATCATCGCCTCGGTGGTGAACATCTTCACCAAGAGCGCGGCCATGGACTTCGTCATCTCCTGCGTGGGCGTGCTGGTCTTCCTGGGGCTGACCGCCTACGACACCCAGAAGCTGCGGGTCATGGGCGAGACCGCCCCGGCGGACGACGCCACGGCCGTGCGGCGGGGAACCATCCTCGGGGCCCTGACCCTCTACCTGGATTTTATCAACCTCTTCCTCATGTTGCTGCGGCTTTTCGGCTCCAGCCGCGACTAA
- a CDS encoding TM2 domain-containing protein, with amino-acid sequence MKGRVLSWDGSARSGIISGDDGNRYPFTLAEWKAGASPVAGAEVDFVGKDGAASEIYFLASGTNAGPNKVIAALLAFFLGGFGIHKFYLGYKKQGLIMLLVFLLGFILAGIPSMIIGLISLVECFMYISKSDEEFRRVYVDGHKPWF; translated from the coding sequence ATGAAAGGACGCGTGCTCAGTTGGGATGGTTCCGCAAGATCGGGCATCATTTCCGGGGATGACGGCAACAGATATCCCTTCACCCTGGCGGAGTGGAAGGCGGGGGCCTCGCCCGTGGCCGGGGCCGAGGTGGATTTTGTCGGCAAGGATGGCGCGGCGTCCGAGATTTATTTCCTGGCCTCCGGGACGAACGCCGGGCCCAACAAGGTCATCGCCGCGCTTCTGGCCTTTTTCCTCGGGGGCTTTGGGATTCACAAGTTCTATCTGGGCTACAAGAAGCAGGGCCTGATCATGCTGCTCGTTTTCCTGCTCGGGTTCATCCTGGCCGGAATCCCGTCCATGATCATCGGGCTGATTTCGCTTGTGGAATGCTTCATGTACATCAGCAAATCCGACGAGGAGTTCCGGCGGGTGTACGTCGACGGCCACAAGCCCTGGTTTTAA
- a CDS encoding ferredoxin, whose protein sequence is MATICPLRSVSVNPVCCNGCGTCAEMAPEIFRMDPLTEKPVVLCDDCPEEDALRAQAYCPHDCIEVD, encoded by the coding sequence ATGGCCACGATCTGCCCCCTGCGAAGCGTCTCGGTCAACCCGGTGTGTTGCAACGGCTGCGGCACATGCGCCGAGATGGCTCCGGAAATCTTCCGGATGGACCCCCTGACCGAAAAACCCGTGGTCCTGTGCGACGACTGTCCCGAGGAAGACGCCTTGCGGGCCCAGGCCTATTGCCCCCACGACTGCATCGAGGTGGACTGA
- a CDS encoding tetraacyldisaccharide 4'-kinase — protein MPVPDRIKSLLSTLLVPPALLYGLGMRLARRLATPVHPGLPCVGVGGMQPGLPGTVLVTSWLLGWADHHGLRTSVVTPPLRAGRDPQTMRATPGADPGVIDAQAIALSMYAPRAAVLCDPDPRRAVESAIGAFRPDLLIAHDGLSRPSPARNLQIMVLGQDDLTTGFGRPIPAGRWREDASALRRADMFVVYMTPGRFAEQSGLIEKRLSRYGRPVASVSPRAWRLRQVAGRQTAQDFAGEPYLLVTTESERRTTPEALSALLPGPRLSVIFPDGHRFTVQELRQVLADATRLKCPRVVCPPVTAIRLASRLAALDGGDAVTLWTYDPDVVFGPSLSGGESFRDWWQAAWERITGPTPPEPEYPAQKDAPEAE, from the coding sequence ATGCCCGTCCCGGATCGCATAAAAAGCCTGCTCTCCACCCTGCTCGTGCCGCCCGCCCTCCTCTATGGGCTCGGCATGCGGCTGGCCAGACGCCTCGCCACCCCCGTCCACCCGGGCCTTCCCTGCGTGGGCGTGGGCGGCATGCAGCCCGGCCTGCCCGGGACGGTGCTGGTCACCTCCTGGCTTCTGGGCTGGGCGGACCACCACGGCCTGCGTACCTCCGTGGTCACCCCTCCCTTGCGGGCCGGACGCGACCCCCAGACCATGCGGGCTACCCCCGGGGCCGACCCCGGGGTGATCGACGCCCAGGCCATCGCCCTGTCCATGTACGCCCCCCGGGCGGCGGTGCTCTGCGACCCGGACCCCAGACGCGCCGTGGAATCGGCCATCGGGGCCTTCCGGCCGGATCTGCTGATCGCCCACGACGGCCTGTCCCGACCCTCCCCAGCCAGGAACCTCCAGATCATGGTCCTTGGCCAGGACGACCTGACCACGGGCTTTGGCCGCCCCATTCCGGCCGGGCGATGGCGCGAGGACGCCTCGGCCCTGCGCCGGGCGGACATGTTCGTGGTCTACATGACGCCGGGTCGCTTCGCCGAGCAGTCCGGGCTCATCGAAAAACGCCTGTCCCGCTACGGCAGGCCCGTGGCCAGCGTCAGCCCCCGGGCCTGGCGGCTGCGGCAGGTCGCGGGCCGCCAGACGGCCCAGGATTTCGCCGGGGAGCCGTATCTGCTGGTGACCACCGAATCCGAGCGCCGCACCACGCCCGAGGCCCTGTCCGCGCTTTTGCCCGGGCCGCGCCTGTCGGTCATCTTTCCCGACGGCCACCGCTTCACGGTCCAGGAATTGCGCCAGGTGCTCGCCGACGCCACGCGCCTCAAGTGCCCCAGGGTGGTCTGCCCGCCTGTCACCGCCATCCGCCTGGCCTCGCGTCTGGCCGCCCTGGACGGCGGCGATGCGGTCACCCTGTGGACCTACGACCCCGACGTGGTCTTCGGGCCGTCCCTGTCCGGGGGCGAAAGCTTCCGCGACTGGTGGCAGGCGGCCTGGGAGCGGATCACAGGCCCCACGCCCCCCGAACCGGAATACCCCGCACAAAAAGACGCGCCGGAAGCCGAATAA
- a CDS encoding methyl-accepting chemotaxis protein, translating to MSLKNMGFSKKLGFGFGIVLVLSLASLAVVTSISHRMAAATEAAVRVYRTIEVQNALAGGLLDMESGVRGFALTGLDDFLIPYTEGKKRFEESLALLTGEAAGDESKKELLKQLAGQCAAWIKEEADPLVKERKASGSSGDLSAVMQIMALSGGKEIMDGMRGILGQMASEQAALLESRRTQADALGRTTDMVTALAGIGVLVLGILVAVIIVRGVTRPVAATVAFMGEVEKGNFDASLAVAQKDEIGVLAGGLIRMIALLRDKIAEAEEKSRQAGEHARLAREAVERAEEEGRRAEAARAATLDVAGRLGQVVDLLAASSEELAETIDHTTRGASRQTERTGETATAMEQMTATVNEVAKNASEAARMSDETRHTAMGGSTVVEGVVAAITDIQQRTRSLTENMAALGRQAEDIGQIMGVIGDIADQTNLLALNAAIEAARAGEAGRGFAVVADEVRKLAEKTMTATAEVGRAITGIQQEARQSIASVDETARAIDTATSMAKESGGAMGQIVALADDTSRQVASIATAAEEQSASSEQIGRAVGDLEHIAAEIAQTMDRSEAAVRELSERARDIRELIREMQGQENRLAA from the coding sequence GTGTCCTTAAAGAACATGGGCTTCTCGAAAAAACTGGGTTTCGGATTCGGCATCGTCCTCGTCCTGTCCCTGGCCTCCCTGGCCGTGGTCACCTCCATTTCCCACAGGATGGCCGCGGCCACGGAGGCCGCCGTGCGGGTCTATCGGACCATCGAGGTGCAAAACGCCCTGGCCGGGGGACTCTTGGACATGGAAAGCGGGGTGCGGGGCTTTGCCCTGACCGGGCTGGATGATTTCCTGATCCCCTACACCGAGGGCAAAAAACGCTTCGAGGAGAGCCTGGCCCTGCTCACGGGCGAGGCCGCCGGGGACGAATCCAAAAAGGAGCTTCTGAAACAACTGGCCGGGCAATGCGCCGCCTGGATCAAGGAGGAGGCCGATCCCCTGGTCAAGGAACGCAAGGCCTCGGGGTCGAGTGGGGATTTAAGCGCCGTGATGCAGATCATGGCCCTGTCCGGGGGCAAGGAGATCATGGACGGCATGCGCGGCATCCTGGGGCAGATGGCCTCGGAACAGGCGGCCCTGCTCGAATCCCGTCGGACCCAGGCCGACGCCCTGGGCCGAACCACGGACATGGTCACGGCCTTGGCCGGGATCGGGGTTTTGGTGCTCGGGATCCTGGTGGCCGTGATCATCGTGCGCGGCGTGACCCGGCCGGTGGCCGCCACAGTGGCCTTCATGGGAGAGGTGGAAAAAGGGAATTTCGACGCCAGCCTGGCCGTAGCCCAAAAAGACGAAATCGGCGTCCTGGCCGGGGGCCTGATCCGGATGATCGCGCTTTTGCGGGACAAGATCGCCGAAGCCGAGGAAAAAAGCCGACAGGCCGGGGAACACGCCCGACTGGCCCGGGAGGCCGTGGAACGGGCCGAGGAGGAGGGCCGCCGGGCCGAGGCCGCCCGGGCCGCCACCCTGGACGTGGCCGGACGCCTGGGCCAGGTGGTGGATCTTCTGGCCGCGTCCTCGGAGGAACTGGCCGAGACCATCGACCACACCACCCGGGGCGCCTCCAGGCAGACCGAGCGCACCGGCGAGACGGCCACGGCCATGGAGCAGATGACCGCCACGGTGAACGAGGTGGCCAAAAACGCCTCGGAGGCGGCCCGCATGTCGGACGAGACCCGGCATACGGCCATGGGCGGCTCCACGGTGGTGGAGGGGGTGGTGGCCGCCATCACGGACATCCAGCAGCGCACCCGGTCCCTGACCGAAAACATGGCCGCCCTGGGACGGCAGGCCGAGGATATCGGCCAGATCATGGGCGTCATCGGCGACATCGCCGACCAGACCAACCTTCTGGCCCTCAATGCCGCCATTGAGGCCGCCCGGGCGGGCGAGGCCGGACGCGGGTTTGCGGTTGTGGCCGACGAGGTCCGCAAGCTGGCCGAAAAGACCATGACCGCCACGGCCGAGGTGGGCCGGGCCATCACCGGCATCCAGCAGGAGGCGCGCCAGAGCATCGCCAGCGTGGACGAGACAGCCCGGGCCATCGACACGGCTACGAGCATGGCCAAGGAGTCCGGGGGGGCCATGGGCCAGATCGTGGCCCTGGCCGACGACACATCCCGGCAGGTAGCCTCCATCGCCACGGCGGCTGAAGAGCAGTCGGCGTCGAGCGAACAGATCGGCCGGGCCGTGGGCGACCTGGAGCACATCGCCGCAGAGATCGCCCAGACCATGGACCGCTCCGAGGCCGCCGTGCGGGAGCTCTCCGAACGGGCCAGGGACATCCGGGAGCTTATCCGGGAGATGCAGGGCCAGGAAAACCGGCTGGCGGCGTAG
- a CDS encoding CofH family radical SAM protein produces MHETTAAARRILDELPGRRLTRDEAMTLADQASLHDLCAAAMADRLRRHGRSAYYVFNQHINFTNECVNACRFCAFGKRPGSPDAVTHTVAEIRAMVHAKRDQTVRETHIVGGLNPKLPFSYYVELLQAVAEERPEAGIKAFTAVEVAHLADVEGRSEADILTALMQAGLLMLPGGGAEVFSPALRAKLCPEKISGERWLSVHETAHGLGMNTNATMLFGHIETFADRIDHLDALRTLQDKTGGFLCFIPLPYQPGNNALSARGPGGADYLRTMAISRLYLDNIPNLKAYWVMAGIKAAQMALWAGADDFDGTLIEERVGHAAGADTPKGLTAAQLRQAIVMAGFTPVERDARFAPVAGA; encoded by the coding sequence ATGCACGAAACCACTGCGGCCGCGCGCCGCATCCTCGACGAGCTTCCCGGACGCAGGCTGACCCGCGACGAGGCCATGACCCTGGCCGATCAGGCCAGCCTGCACGACCTGTGCGCCGCAGCCATGGCCGACCGCCTGCGCCGCCACGGCCGGTCCGCCTATTACGTCTTCAACCAGCACATCAACTTCACCAACGAGTGCGTCAACGCCTGCCGGTTCTGCGCCTTCGGCAAGCGCCCGGGCAGCCCGGACGCCGTGACCCACACCGTGGCCGAGATACGGGCCATGGTCCACGCCAAACGCGATCAGACCGTGCGCGAGACGCACATCGTGGGGGGCCTAAATCCCAAGCTGCCCTTTTCGTATTACGTGGAGCTTTTGCAGGCCGTGGCCGAGGAGCGGCCCGAGGCCGGGATCAAGGCCTTCACCGCCGTGGAGGTGGCGCATCTGGCCGATGTGGAGGGCCGCAGCGAGGCGGACATCCTCACCGCCCTGATGCAGGCCGGACTGCTCATGCTGCCCGGGGGCGGGGCCGAGGTGTTCTCCCCGGCGCTGCGGGCGAAACTCTGCCCCGAAAAGATCTCCGGCGAGCGTTGGCTGTCGGTCCATGAGACGGCCCACGGCCTGGGCATGAACACCAACGCCACCATGCTCTTCGGGCACATCGAGACCTTCGCCGACCGCATCGACCACCTTGACGCCCTGCGCACGTTGCAGGACAAGACCGGCGGTTTTTTGTGCTTCATCCCGCTGCCCTACCAGCCGGGCAACAACGCCCTGTCGGCCCGGGGACCGGGCGGGGCCGACTACCTGCGCACCATGGCCATCTCCCGGCTCTACCTGGACAACATCCCGAATCTGAAGGCCTACTGGGTCATGGCCGGGATCAAGGCCGCCCAGATGGCCCTGTGGGCCGGGGCCGACGACTTCGACGGCACCCTGATCGAGGAGCGGGTGGGGCATGCCGCCGGGGCCGACACCCCCAAGGGGCTGACGGCCGCGCAACTGCGCCAGGCCATTGTCATGGCCGGTTTCACGCCGGTTGAGCGCGACGCCCGGTTTGCACCCGTGGCCGGGGCGTAG
- a CDS encoding zinc ribbon domain-containing protein, giving the protein MICNRCGAENDDDLRFCLACGHKLRSRERTEPEPGGEAAAAGASGADDRREGRTEPGPGRDSGVFLSLLGGGRASVWGKLGLAWVVSLLLAAAAVWSLASGVYWPLYPLTGLAALLAWRRKL; this is encoded by the coding sequence ATGATCTGCAACAGATGCGGCGCGGAAAACGATGACGACCTGCGGTTCTGCCTGGCCTGCGGGCACAAGCTGCGCTCCCGGGAGCGCACGGAGCCGGAACCCGGCGGCGAGGCTGCGGCGGCGGGGGCCAGCGGGGCTGATGACCGTCGGGAAGGCCGGACGGAGCCCGGCCCTGGCCGCGATTCGGGCGTATTCCTGTCGCTTCTCGGCGGTGGGCGAGCGTCCGTATGGGGAAAACTGGGGCTTGCCTGGGTTGTGTCCCTGCTTTTGGCCGCAGCGGCGGTGTGGTCGCTTGCCTCCGGGGTGTATTGGCCCCTGTACCCCCTGACGGGGCTGGCGGCCCTTCTGGCTTGGCGGCGCAAGCTCTGA